From the Sphingobacteruim zhuxiongii genome, the window CTAAACATGACTGTTGCTCTTAATACTGCCGGTACAAGTCCACAAAGCAAGGCAAATAACCAGATCAACAATAACGCTAGTACAATTGCTATCAGTCTTCCATGTTTAATCAAGCGCAACGGCATAAGTACTAAGCTTAAAAACCCAAATAGAATACCTACATGCATCCCTGAAACACTTAAGATATGTATGGTACCTGTTGTGGAGAATGTTTCCATTAGCTTTGAACTTATCTCAGTTCTGTATCCAAATGTAATCGCTGCCGCTAAAGACGCATAGGTCTGATCGGGAATATAATCATGAAATCTTCGATACAGTAATCTTCGTCTATTGGAAATTATACTTTCAAAGTTTCGTTGAGCTTGATTTGCGATAATCTTATAATCATTCGTTCGAAACCAAATTTGATACTGGACACCTTGGCTCTTTAAATAAGCTTTATAATCAAACGCATTAGGATTTCTCATCTTACTTATGTTTGTAATGCGTCCTTTTATAAGGATAGTATCCCCGAGCTCCCCATACTGATTAAGCAGACTATCTTTTTGAAGTAAACCTTGAACAGGTACAGGCTGTGCAAGCTGCTTTACTTTTTGTCGATCAATACGTCCTAGAAGGTTTAGTTTAAACCGAATTACCTTTTCCCGTTCGATTGGTTCTTCTTCCAAAATTGCTAGCCATACTTGATTATTCTCAAGATCTTCGGCATTCAATTGTGGTAGCTGATTCAAAGTCAACTGCATTCCAAAGAATAAAAAACAAATGAATAAATAGCAGGATGTAGCTGGGCTTTGATTTTTTCGATTCAGTAGGAAAAGCACTGGTAGTAAACCCAAGAGAAATGTAAAGAGATGAGTCAGTTCGCTTTGGTTTACATCATTGACGTAGACAATGATAATACCTAAACAAAATGGAATCAATAGCTTAAAGCATGGAGATTTTGCTATGCCTAATTTAAATTCAAATTGGCTCATCATTGATATCGAATTTGAAAACGAATCTCTGTACGACGGTTCTTCTCTACTAAATCAAGGCCGAACCATACGAATCCTGATCGAAATATCTTGTCCAGCCTACCTTCGCCCAGATTGCCCATTTTTTATTTAGTTTGACACGTTGATTGATATAAAGACGAGCCCCTCTATGGTAATAGAATGGAAAGGATAGAGAGTAAAGCATATCGCGTTCGAAACTGTATATTCTAGCATTGTAACTATCTATATCAAAATAGATCATGCGCACACTTGCTTTCCACCGCTTTTCAACATCTTGCCATTGAAAATCCTGATATGCAAGCACACCATTTTGCTTGTGCTCCATTGATTTTGAAAAATGGGTGAATTCAACGCGATTTGCAATCTCCCAATTAGTCGAAATTTTATAATGAAAATTTATTCGTATTTGATCCTTCTTCACCTTTGCTAATTCATCATAAACCTTAAATTTAGCAAGGTAATTCTCCTCGTATTCACGATGCTGATATCGGAGAGCAATAGCACCACGTTTATACCAAATTCTTTGTATTTGGCTATAGAATAAGCTTCCTTGACTGGGTAGCCTTGCTCGATAGCGTAAATCAGGAAATTTGTGGAAATCGATAGCAGTAGATAGATCCCAGCTTCTTGATGGATGGTATCTCAATGCGAAATATACCCCCCTTTCATTGCCGAGTGTTGATAATCTCCCATATCCTTCAGCGTAGAATTGATGATAATTCGACTGATAGTTTCTATAATTTATTCCAACTGAAAACTTTTTCCCCAAGGATACGACAGACCCCATCATATGCGCCCAGCCTGTATTTATACTGTGTGCTGTTTCCCCATAGAAAAAGGTATTGAGGGATGTGTATTGTCCATAAATTCCTAACTGTCGTAAGTGTCTACCTTTAAAGCGATATTCATTATATGCTTGCTGAGACGGCGAAACATCATGTTTAAAGTCAGTTCCTAGATAAGTGATCCCCATCTTGAGGCGAGATTTATCATATTCTGCATTCAAGCCATAGACCCTTTGCTTTACAGCCCTCCTATTCCGCAGTTCGTAGGCAGTTCGATGAAGTCCGGATGCATTGAAACCTGTAATCACCGTTGCTCCTTCCCTCGATGCCAGATTACCTGTCAATGCATTGTAAGACACAAAGGGAGTTAACTTTGTGCGTCGAAATTTTGTCGTTAACGCAATTCCTCTAAAATATCCCGACTCACGCATTCCGGTATGCTGACGAATACCTGCCCCTAAACTGGTTGTTTGCAGCACCGCATTTCCACGTGTAAACTGTCCCCCCGACCAAAGCGTTAATCCTTGTCCAAACTGGAGATTATAATCCCCAATTACGAGCTTCTCCATTCTACCAACATCTTTGGCTAAAAGGGAGCCTGAATAGTAATCAAAGCCATAGCGTTGCTTTCTATTGAAAAATGGCTCTCCGGGATCCTTCTTAGCATTAATCGATAAGTAATATCTGTTTTGAATTTTATGTCGTATTCTAACTAGTATACGATTCGGATCCCCCAAATATCGTGATCGAAGTGTATCTGAAATTTGGAAACCACGTTTGATCTCTAATTGGCGAGCGATGCTGCTCATAATATATCCCTTACCCTTACTTATGGATGAACTTGGCGGGATGAGTCGGGTAGATTCATTAATTGTGACGAGTGGCAGCAGCATTTCTACCGTTTCGATGTCAAAACCAGCAATCGCTTGTAGCTCATAAATGGAAATAAAATCACCAGCGAGCTCTCTGTGTCGTAGAAATTGCTCGATTTGATAAAAACTTAAAAAAGGTATTTTTTGAAGGCTTGCACGATCTACTTGATTTAGATTAATTGGCTTACGTCTAAGTTCTTCAAGATACTCTTGGTGCTCTATCAAACCTTCATGTATTTGCTCTTCCTCGAGACTAGAATTGGCGATATTTTCAACATAATTCTCTTCCGCCTCTTGAGCAATAACAATAGAACTGAGTCCTAAAAATAAGAGTATTAAGCCAACAAAAACTATCATAACCTGTTGATTAAGAAGAAGCAATCTAACACATCGTTTTATTTATTAAGAAATTAATTATCATTAATAATATTTAGATTACATCTCTTTAAAGAGACCATCAGCGTTAGATTTCCTCGATAATTAGGTTATCGAGGAGGATTTGCTACAAATTTTAGGTAATAACCTATAAAATTGAGCACGTTACAAATTTTTAGTACAACTTTTGATAGGTAAAACTGAAGGATTGATGAATTCTAATAAAATACCTGCTAGCTGCAGCAGCTATAGAAGTTAAGTAAAGAAAATATTGGATAGCGATGAAAATAAAAGTTTTGATAACTGGAGCAACAGGAATGGTTGGAGAAGGTGTATTGCAGGAATGCTTACAGAATGATCAGGTGGAAAAAATCTTGTTGATAAACAGAAAATCTTCTGGTTATCAAGACAGCAAAATCGAGGAAGTATTAATTGATGATTTTTTCGACTTAACTGCTATTCAAAATATCGTAAAAGGGTACGATGCCTGCTTTTTCTGCCTCGGCATCTCTTCAATTGGTATGAACGAAGCAGACTATACACGTACAACCTATGATTTGACCCTACATTTCGCTGAGATGCTTGCAAATGTTAATCCACAAATGACGTTTTGCTATGTTTCTGGTGCTGGAACCGACTCTACAGAAAAGAAAAAAACAATGTGGGCAAGAGTAAAAGGAAAGACAGAAAATGATCTTTTAAAATTACCGCTTCAAGTTTATAACTTTCGTCCAGCATTTATGAAGCCTTTCAAAAATGCCAAACATGTAAAACCATCTTTGAAGCCACTTATTGGATTTATGTCTCTTTTTCGTCCGCTTAATCCGAGTTATTTCTTGACTTTAGAAGAAGTTGGTGACGCCATGATCAATGTAAGTTTGCATGGTTACTCTAAAGATATATTAGAGACAAAAGATATCTCATTCATGTCCAGTACAAGATAAAAAAAGAAGGTGTCTAAAAAGGCACCTTCTTCTGTTTTATAGCTTTTGCGATTCCATTACTGTTTTCATTTTTGAGTTTTAAGCAGTAAGTCTATATTTTGTGGTTTTAACGCTCCTGACTCCAATTTTTATCGTATATAGTGTTTTATCGCTATAACCATTTCGAAACAAGACATCGTTTGCCCACTTTTTTGCCCATTTTCTGAGGTTATGAGCAATGGCCATCAAACCGAACTCTACAGCGACTTTCTCCAGTCCTTTCATCGTGAACCGGGTAAACTTGTTGTTGCTTTTCATCTGACCGAAAACAGCTTCCACTTCTATGGGTCGCTTGCTTCGATGGTACATTCCCTCTTCTGATAGCAGTCTTTTTCGGGCTTTAGCCTTGAGCTGATCAAGCCTGTGGTTCACTTCAATAATACGATTGCCTTTTGCTTTATGGCACCCACTGCGCATTGGGCAGCCTTCGCATCGCTGAGCCTGATAACAGCTTACCCGGGCAGTATATCCATTGGTACTAACTCTGGTTGCATGACCGATATAGCTGAGCTTCTGTCCGGCCGGACATACATAATAGTCATCTTGCTGGTTGTAATACAGATTCTGTACCGAGAAAGGATCCTGTTTATGCTTGCGCTTCTGTTCCACATGAAAGTAATTGTACTTGACAAAGGCAGTTATGCCCTGTTTTTCCATCAATTCATAGTTCTGTTCACTACCATAACCGGCGTCTGCTACAAGCTGTTCGCTTTGTTTTCCGTAATGGGACTCAAAGCCTTCCAAATGTTCCGGCAGGGTTGTGGTGTCGGCAGTTGTTTGATGGATGCTGTAATGGGTGATGAACTGATCTTCGGTGCTGATTTGGGTATTATAGGCTGGCTTAAGCTGGCCATTCTTCATGTGGTCCTCTTTCATCCGCATAAACACAGCATCGGTATCGGTCTTGCTATAACTATTGCGATCTCCCAGTACTTCCAGTTGCTCTT encodes:
- a CDS encoding ComEA family DNA-binding protein, with amino-acid sequence MIVFVGLILLFLGLSSIVIAQEAEENYVENIANSSLEEEQIHEGLIEHQEYLEELRRKPINLNQVDRASLQKIPFLSFYQIEQFLRHRELAGDFISIYELQAIAGFDIETVEMLLPLVTINESTRLIPPSSSISKGKGYIMSSIARQLEIKRGFQISDTLRSRYLGDPNRILVRIRHKIQNRYYLSINAKKDPGEPFFNRKQRYGFDYYSGSLLAKDVGRMEKLVIGDYNLQFGQGLTLWSGGQFTRGNAVLQTTSLGAGIRQHTGMRESGYFRGIALTTKFRRTKLTPFVSYNALTGNLASREGATVITGFNASGLHRTAYELRNRRAVKQRVYGLNAEYDKSRLKMGITYLGTDFKHDVSPSQQAYNEYRFKGRHLRQLGIYGQYTSLNTFFYGETAHSINTGWAHMMGSVVSLGKKFSVGINYRNYQSNYHQFYAEGYGRLSTLGNERGVYFALRYHPSRSWDLSTAIDFHKFPDLRYRARLPSQGSLFYSQIQRIWYKRGAIALRYQHREYEENYLAKFKVYDELAKVKKDQIRINFHYKISTNWEIANRVEFTHFSKSMEHKQNGVLAYQDFQWQDVEKRWKASVRMIYFDIDSYNARIYSFERDMLYSLSFPFYYHRGARLYINQRVKLNKKWAIWAKVGWTRYFDQDSYGSALI
- a CDS encoding NAD-dependent epimerase/dehydratase family protein; amino-acid sequence: MKIKVLITGATGMVGEGVLQECLQNDQVEKILLINRKSSGYQDSKIEEVLIDDFFDLTAIQNIVKGYDACFFCLGISSIGMNEADYTRTTYDLTLHFAEMLANVNPQMTFCYVSGAGTDSTEKKKTMWARVKGKTENDLLKLPLQVYNFRPAFMKPFKNAKHVKPSLKPLIGFMSLFRPLNPSYFLTLEEVGDAMINVSLHGYSKDILETKDISFMSSTR